The following proteins are encoded in a genomic region of Stigmatopora nigra isolate UIUO_SnigA chromosome 3, RoL_Snig_1.1, whole genome shotgun sequence:
- the cebpa gene encoding CCAAT/enhancer-binding protein alpha: protein MRMELHNLLYESATAMGPAAAAGHFLRSTQGEPCGGQTEMDLSAYADPSAFHDDDDDLLAELFQQPSRMRAAAAAEDDDEYESAHGHDHGAQHQQLSTYDKTDALKAEELSIKQEPREEDFVHGGGGSYGGGVYGGDGYGGGGYNYGYGYGYGVPTPQPEFPTGRRAQGWTRLRPASGKSGKRLDKSSPEYRLRRERNNVAVRKSRDKAKMRNMETQQKVLQLGSDNDRLRRRVEHLSRELDTLRGLFRQKQQQQQQQQQQIHEPCYGAHS from the exons ATGCGCATGGAGCTGCACAACCTGCTGTACGAGTCGGCGACGGCGATGggtcccgccgccgccgctgggcATTTCCTCCGTAGCACACAAGGCGAGCCGTGCGGCGGGCAAACGGAGATGGACCTCAGCGCTTACGCGGATCCGTCCGCCTtccacgacgacgacgacgacttgTTGGCCGAACTCTTCCAACAACCGTCGCGGATGcgcgctgccgccgccgccgaagaCGATGACGAGTACGAGAGCGCGCACGGCCACGACCACGGAGCCCAGCACCAGCAGCTGTCGACCTACGACAAGACGGACGCTCTCAAG GCGGAGGAGCTCTCCATCAAGCAGGAGCCACGGGAGGAGGACTTTGTGCACGGCGGAGGAGGCAGCTACGGGGGCGGCGTCTACGGCGGAGATGGCTACGGCGGAGGCGGCTACAATTACGGCTATGGCTACGGCTACGGCGTGCCTACGCCTCAGCCAGAGTTCCCCACGGGGCGTCGCGCGCAGGGCTGGACGCGCCTCCGGCCGGCCAGCGGCAAGTCCGGGAAGCGGCTGGACAAGAGCAGCCCCGAGTACCGTCTGAGGCGCGAGCGCAACAACGTGGCGGTGCGCAAGAGTCGCGACAAAGCCAAGATGCGCAACATGGAGACGCAGCAGAAGGTCCTGCAGCTGGGCTCGGACAACGACAGACTCAGGCGCCGAGTGGAGCACCTCAGCCGCGAGTTGGACACCTTGCGTGGCCTCTTTCgccagaaacaacaacaacagcagcaacaacagcagcaaatACATGAGCCCTGTTACGGAGCGCACAGCTGA